CCGATCCTGCCCACCCCCCTAATTCCCCCAAATAATCCCCAATTAATCCTTGGTGTTCCcattgaccccaaatccccccaatttCCCTCAAAATCTCTTCCAGTACCCCCCAAATCTCCTCCAATTCCCCCCACTTGCCCCCAATtcctcccaaatccccccagtaCCCCCCAAATCTCTTCCAGtgccccccaaatgcccccaattcccccaaaatccccccagtgccccccatgcCCACCGTAGAGCCCCCCACAGGCCGCCCCCCCGGCgccccccagcccctgctggggtctcctcagcagcagcagcgccgggagGGGACCCCCGAAAGGGCCCCAGGCGAGACCCCCAAAGAGCCCCAGGAACCCCCCGgggccaggggcaggactcacGCTCAGCTCCTGCGGAGAGGCGAGAGGTGAGACCCCCACAGACCCCCCACCCATAAAcacaccccaaaatacccccccggggaccccaaaattcctctgGAGACCCAAGCACACCCcataacccccccccaccccaaaggcactccaaaacccccccaaacacaccccaaaaattccctaGGGGTATCCCGCACCCCCCGCCCCACCCCAAAcacatcccaaaaaaccccaaaaacctcctggATACCCAAACACACCCCCTACCCCAAAACACATCCCAAAACCCCCCTGGAGACCCCACCCCACTGCCCCCCCCCCACCCTGGCCGCTGCAGCACCGCCCCCATGTGCCCCCCCCACGTGCCCCCCCACGCTCACCCCCACTGCCCTCACCGTGtcccccccccgtgccccccccccACCCTGAGCCGCCGCAGCACCGCCCCCCCCTGCGCCGGCCGCCACGAGCGCCAGGGGCAGCGAGGGGGAGCCCCAAAGGCGCTGCTGCTCCCCCAGGGCCGCCGAGAGCACCAGGAACTggggggacacaatggggacacattgggggGACAGAGGGAGAAGAGCTCGTTAATCTCCTGCGCTCTGCTCCCAGTCTCTCCCCTAGTTCCCCTCCAGTCacctcccagtttccccagttccagcccccagcccccccagtccctcccagttcccccccccagtccctcccagttccccccattccccccagtttgcccagttccccccattccccccagtcccccccagtttgcccagtttccccattcccccccattcccccccagtttccccattccccccattccccccccagtttccccattccctcccagttccccccattcccccCCCAGTTTGCCAGTTCCCTCCCAGCCCCCCCAGTTCTCCCCCGTACCCAGGCGCAGAGCCGACCCGCTCCCAGTTCAGATTCTCGGGGGGCTCCAGGGGGGTCCCCGCTCCTCCCCCACGAAGAATTCATACACGGGGtgtcctggggggggggggggagcacGGACTCagcacccccgggacccccccaggaccccccaaaatcccccaggaccccAATTCTGCCCCCAATTACCCCCCAGGACCCCAgttcccccccaaaccccaatttcccccccaaaaccccaaattcccccccagtCCCCCAACCTCCCCCCACGGACCCCCAattcccccccatttcccccccaatttcGCCCCCAgacccccaatttccccccagaccccaattttccccccacccccccgctCACCGGTGCCGccgccccgcagccgccgccgcgcgAGGATGAGGAGGGCGAGGCCGAAGGCGACGCTGGAGGCGGCCGCGGCCAGCGGGGggaggagggggcacagggggggcagggggaccccCAGGGCCAGCGACCCCCCCAGGGCCCCCCCCAGCAACAGCAGCCCTGGGACAGCGGCCTGTGAGTGAGGGGGGCGACCCCCGGGGGGACCCCCCAGTGAGGGCCACGACCCCCGAGCCTCCCTTTGACCCCGAGGggaccccccgagccccccgcccgcacccaaaccccccccaaaGGACCTGAACGGACCCtggacccccccaggaccccccgagCGGCCCTGAGCTCGAAGcccccccagagacccccccccGAGCAGCCCCCACTCACAGCCGAGGTCCcggaggggtcctggggggtcaCCGGGGCTCTGGGGGGACAGCGGCGTCACCCTGAGACCCCCGTgggaccccccggagcccccccaaCAGCACCTGAGCCCCCGAGACCCCCTAACCCCCACCGTGACAACCCAGATCCCCCCCCAAACCcgcccaaatcccccccaaacctgcccagatcTCCCGCAATCCTGCCCAGATCCCCCCCCACAAAACCTGCCCAGAtcccccccaaacctgcccagatccccccaaaacctgcccagatcccccccaaacctgcccagatccccccccccaaacctgcccagatccccccccccaaacctgcccagatcCCCCCCAAACTGCCCAGAtcccccccaaacctgcccaaatcccccccaaacctgcccagatccccccaaacctgcccagatcccccccccaaacctgcccagatccccccaaacctgcccagatcccccccaaacctgcccagatccccccaaacctgcccagatcccccaaaacctgcccagatccacccccaaacctgcccagatccccccaaacctgcccagatccccccccaaacctgcccagatcccccccaaacctgcccagatccccccaaacctgcccagatccccccaaacctgcccagatcccccccccaaacctgcccagatcccccccaaacctgcccagatcccccccaaacctgcccagatcccccccccaaacctgcccagatccccccaaacctgcccagatcccccccaaacctgcccagatccccccaaacctgcccagatccccccaaacctgcccagatcccccccaaaacctgcccagatccccccaaacctgcccagatcccccccaaacctgcccagatcccccccaaacctgcccaaatccccccaaacctgcccagaatccccccaaacctgcccagatcccccccaaacctgcccaaatccccccaaacctgcccagatccccccaaacctgcccagatccccccaaacctgcccagatcccccccaaacctgcccaaatcccccccaaacctgcccagatccccccaaacctgcccagatccccccaaacctgcccagatccccccaaacctgcccaaatcccccccaaacctgcccagatcccccccaaacctgcccagatcccccccccaaacctgcccagatcccccccaaacctgcccagatccccccaaacctgccccgaTCCCCCATCCCcgctccccaaacccccccaaaccgccccaatcccccccaaatccctcccagaccccccaatttccccagaaGCCCCCCAAACACCCCCCCCAACCCCCCTCACCCTCGGGGGTCTCCGGGCCCCCATCCCGAGCGCCCCCACCCACGAGCACAGCACCAGCGCAGCGCGGGGGGGTGGGCGCGGccagggggggggaggggggccccccaggacccccccccgcccctcccccaccgtGGCGCTCACGACCCCCACGAGCCCCAAAGGGAGGAGCAGCGAACAGAGCCCCCACGCCTGGggagagaccccagacccaaaacaCCCGCAGgtgagaccccagacccaaaacagggggaccccagacccaaaaaCACCCGCAGgtgagaccccagacccaaaacaCCTGCAGGTGAGACCTCAGATCCAAAACAgggggaccccagacccaaaacaCCCGCAGGTGACACTCCAGACCCAAAacagggaccccagacccaaaacaCCCGCAGGTgagacccccagacccaaaacacGGACCCCAGACCCAAGATACCCCCAGGTGTGACCCCCAGACCCAAATTAGGGGGACTCCAGAGCCAAAATACCCACAGGTGAGACCTCAGACTCAAAACACGACCCCAGACCCAAAACAGGGGGACCCCAGACCCAAGATACCCCCAGGTGTGACCTCAGACCTAAATTAGGGGGACTCCAGAGCCAAAATACCCACAGgtgagaccccagacccaaaacagggaccccagacccaaGATACCCATAGgtgggaccccagacccaaattAGGGGGACCCCAGGCCCAAATTAgggggaccccagacccaaaatGGGGACCTCAACCATCAGGCAAgacccccctccccaaaaagggcacctggggacccccaggtgtgaccccacaCCCAAAAAATGGGCAGGGGTCACTCCCCACCCCTCCCCGAGGGGCCCCAGACCCAAAAAGGGACCCCGCCCCTCCAAAAGGGGACCCGGGGGTCAGgacgcccctccccccccccgccccctccccagaAAGGGCCCCGGTCgcgcccccccccgcccccctcaCCCCAGGGCCCCCCAAATTCCAGCTCGGGGGGAGGGGGCGCCGCTCGGGGGGGCTCCATGGCCGGGGGGGTTTCCTGGGGGGGGGTCCTGGGCGCCCCGGGGGCGTGGCTTGGCAGGAACCACGCCCCTCCGGCAGGTGATGTCACCGCACCGCGCGGTGATTGGCTCCAGCAGGGCCACGCCCCCCGCTCTTAAAGAGACAGCGACCGAATTCTGCGGGTCTGTGACGTCACAAACTGCGTCATTACACAGCGAGGCCGCGGGAAAACCCGAATTTATTGAGAAAAAACAACAAACGGGGGCGGGGGGCGTACCCGAGGGGGTCCCAAAAATCGGGGGGGTCTCACCTCACATGTGGGAAGGGTCCCACactggggggggggaggggggtctCACACACTGGGGGGGGTCCGGGGGTCCCATGAGGGTCTCCAGGTGTCTCCTGAGCTCTTGGGGCTTTCCAGGggtctccaggtgtccatgggggTCTCCAGGGGTCTTGGGGGCTTCTCCCGGGGATCTCCTGGGGGTCTCCAGGGGCCTCTGGCAGTCTCGAGAGGGTCTCTGGGGGTCTCCAGGTGTCTCTGGGGGTCTCTTGAGTTCTCGAGGGTCTccgggggtctctgggggtctcAGTGGGTCTGGGGTCACTCCACAACCAGGTGGAAGCGCTCGGCCTCCTCGAAGAGCGCGTTCATGGAGGCGGCCCAGGCCTCCAGCTGCGACACCTGGGGGGGGCGAGGGGGAGATGGGGGGGTCTGTGGGGGGGGGTGTGGGGCTGAGGGGGCCCGGGGGTGCCGGGAGCAGCAGGGCGAGGGGAATGGGGGGGTCAGGGGGAGGAAAGGGGGGGTCTGGGGCAGTGTTGGCTctgtggggggaaatggggatcaGGAGGGTCCGAGGGGgcagcaggggtccctggggggggtccctgggttagAGGTGggtcccggggggggggggggtccctgggggggggTCCCAGCAGTGTGGGGGGGCCCGGGGGGCTGTGGGCGGGCCCCGGGGTGCCACTCACATCGATGGGCGtcaccttcctcttcctcctgcgcTCGGGGGGGGCGGGGGCCGATGCCGGGGAGGCCCGAGGGGGGGGAtctggggggggcgggggggggaaggggctcggggggggggaggggcacgttgggagggagggggctcagggggagCCCCCCCCGCGGGCTGAACGCCCCCGCCCCCCCCTCCAGGCGGCTGTAGGAGCGACGGACACGGGGGaggggggagggcaggggggaggGGGCGGCACGGGTGGGGGAGGGGGGCGCAGGAGGGGGAGGGGGACGCAAGGGGGCGGAGGGGCCGTTCTCCTTCTGGCTCTGCAGCTGTGGGGGAGGGGCAGAGGGGGGGTCAGTGTGGGGAGCGGTCCTGGGACCACCAGGACGCCCCCtcaccccccccccaccccctcccccagcTCACCCGGGAGCTCCGTCGGGGTCGCTCAAAGTCctgtgggggaggggaggggtctGAGAGCTGCCCCGAGACTTCCCCCCAAAACCCGGCCTGGGACCCCCCCCGAAAACCTCCCCAGCTCCgagacccccccaggacccctcccccacccccttggtgcccccccagcccccccccgGTCCCCACTCACGGGGCTgcggtcccgggggtcccgggggctcCGGCCTCCCCGCGGCTCCGAGACCACCGAGCGCAGGGAGCTGCTCCGAGTCACTGCAAATTGGGGAGGGGGAGATGGGAGGGGGTGACGGGGGGGGCGCGACCCCCAGGAGCCCTCCGAGCCTCCAAGAAATCCCCCAGAGCCCCCGGACGCTCCCAGgagcccccccagacccctccctgGACCCCTCCAGGCCTCCCACAGACCCCTCCTCGGGACTCCCCCAAGTCCCGCCAA
The nucleotide sequence above comes from Melospiza melodia melodia isolate bMelMel2 unplaced genomic scaffold, bMelMel2.pri scaffold_204, whole genome shotgun sequence. Encoded proteins:
- the LOC134433567 gene encoding delta(14)-sterol reductase TM7SF2-like, whose protein sequence is MEPPRAAPPPPELEFGGPWGVGALFAAPPFGARGGRERHGLLLLGGALGGSLALGVPLPPLCPLLPPLAAAASSVAFGLALLILARRRLRGGGTGHPVYEFFFLVLSAALGEQQRLWGSPSLPLALVAAGAGGGGAAAAQGGGGARGGDTELSVSPAPGPGGFLGLFGGLAWGPFGGPLPALLLLRRPQQGLGGAGGAACGGLYALGLWIFHGATTQRSLFSRDPRDPRVAGLATVPTATGQLLLAGGWWGLVRRPDDLGELLMALGWTLPCGLSPPLLLLLAGAALRELRALQGERRQRRRFGGAWGGLCQRVPHRLLPLLY